The window AGCTTGAGATCAGCCGCATCTTCGTTTCTTCTCTTGCTAGTTCATCCATGATCTCTTGTTATATTAAAAAGAAAAATCAAAACCATTAACTTTGTTGAATGTTTCTCCAGCCCCGCGTAAACTATATACACATTGCATCTATACACAAAAAACTGCCCCTTGAAAGTTACAACTCTAAAACATCAAGGCAAAACAGAGCACCGAGCACGAAGAGCAGAAAACAGAGTAACCGATGTTCCCGCAGCCTGCAAGTGACGCCAGTTGACGCCTGCTGCAAGAGATCAATTGGAAGAAACTTTCGCCATTGCAGCTGCCACGCAAATGTCTTCAGTAACTTGAGCATTACTTTCTTCTGAAAAGTCTCCTCAATGGCGTCTGTTTCTCCTTTTCTGACAAAATAAAGGTTACAAAACCAGTGAGATCATCAACAGATGTCTATTAGCTTCACCAGATCGGAACTGCGGTTCACTTTTGAGTATCCATTGTGGCTGCATTATCCATCGACTTAAAAGTACtacctccgttccaaaatagatgactcaactttgtacaaagttagtataaagttgggtcatctattttggaacggagggaataGATGGGAGCACTTTTTTTCCGGaaacaattttttttcttcatttgAACATACTGATTattatttttttcaatttttgttGATAGTATAAGAAGGAATTAACACTTCAAGTTGTGGGATCGGAGTACCTTGTATGTGGTCATCTGCAGGGGTGGCATTAGCACGGAGTGGAGGTTCGGCAACTCATGGTCTTTGACCTGGGACTGGTTTGCTCCCTTTGTCAAGCCATCGTATGATCTCCCCGGCAGTAGGTCTGTCTCCAGGCATTGACTTTACACAATGTAGGCCGATATCAATGCACATTTTTACTTGCGCTTGGAATTTATCCTCCAGTGAGCCATACAACGTTGCTATTTGTGAATCTTGCCTCCAATTGTTCTCGACCTACATGATACATCAGAGCCAAGATTTAAAGACAAAATAATGCCACCTATTATATAATCCTAAGTCCTAAGAGTATACAACTTATAGATTCACAAAAAACTTAAtgaatactccctccattccacaatgtagtgcctatagatttttaTGAAAGTCAAACTTTGTCAACTTTGACCAAGTGTATAGAGAAAACTGTCtacatctacaataccaaatatgTACATTCTGAAAATATAACTTATGATGTATTCAATGATGTGCTTTTGGTATTCTAGATGTATTttcttttctctataaatatggtcaaagtttgtaatgtttgacttttgcaaaaaatctataggcactacattatggaacggagggagtatattgtatctCTAAAAGAGATGATAGTAATACTAGCCATCGGATGGCGTGAGATGGATGGTAATATTCTAGTATATCTCACCTTTCAAGAGGTAACAGTAACACTAGCCATTGGATGACGCGAAATGGACGGTTCGTATTAATTGGGACCATCTTACAACTTCTCATCTCTTTACTATGCTCAATATACTTCATTAATTATCCTACGCCCAACGGGAGTAAAATTATAAAAAATCATGTGAATCCTTATTTTTTTGCAATCTACTGTAGTACTTACATGTACATATATGCAGCACAAACTATGTGAAACATATAGACTCAAATGAAGAATACATATTAGCTTGGTGAAGAGGTACATGTGTATAAGTGATGAGGTAATGAAAATACGTACACACAGAGGacaaaacattttcttttttatGTACACACGTAGATAAAAGAGGAATTTTCCTTGTTATTTTCCCTTAATCAACAAAAGCATTGCATGATCGGAAGATTGAATAAGTTTTCTCACAGTCTTAATAAGTATGTCATGGTTGCCCTTGATCCCTTGATGTGTTGCAATATCTAGAATCATAAGACCCAAGCTGTATATGTCCACCGTAGCTAGATATTTGAGGTCAGTACCCTTGGAGTGGAAGAAATCAGGTGGCAGGTAAGCTCTGAAAAATGCAGAAAGGAAATGCATCCACATATACCAGTTCTGTCAAAGCATTCCTGCAACACCTAAACATCACATGATAAACCGAAAGTTAATTACAAACCAGTGAGAACCTACGTACAATGGTCCCTTTATCTGAGCATTCACGGATTTTGTGTTCTTTTCACCAATGAGCTTTGAAAAATCGAAACCCGTGATGCGTGGAACTTTGTTTTCATCCAGCAGTACGTTTGACGGGCTTAGATTCAAATGAAGAATTGGACGATCTCCACAACCCTCATGGAGGTAACGTAAACCTTCGCATGTCCCTTTGATCAGTTTGTAGCACATGTGCCAATCAACTTCACGAGATCCATGTCCTAAGAAACAACAAGTAGACGGGGAGAAATCAATTATTAAGGAGTTAGCTTTACAAGCTAGAATTGGATCAAATAAAAACATGTATGATTTGTATTGGAAGTGTCCGCAGGCTCCCTTCCATGGAAGAGCAGTTGGTCAGCGATTGATCTGTGATCGTAGTCATATTATACCAATAAGATATTCACGAAGGCTTCCATTGTGCATATATTCATAGCAGAGCAGTTGCTCGGGGGCTCCTTTGAAGTCTTGGGGTGGTTTTCCTTTCAAATGTACCAGCTTATGCCCTCTAGATTCATCGTGGCAGTAGCCAAGGAGCTTTACTATATTCTTGTGATCCAGGCTCATGAACTGTTCGGCATCCCTCGTAAACTTTGCAACTGGAATTTTTGCTCCAATTAACCTCTTCACAGCTACCATTGTTCGACCTGAAATGTTTCCCTGTTAAAATTATATACGTTTAGTATATGCGCATACATAATTAAGATTGGAGAATAAGTGGAAATCTAAGGATGGTATAAAGCAGTGCATCAAAACTTCCATCAAGACAAATATTAGCTCTGCGTACCTCATAAACAAATGCTTTATGATAATCTGCATCCAGACTGTCCTTCCCAACTATTCGTTCGTATGAAAAACCATCTGTGATTCTCTCAAGGAAATCTAATGAGGACAGTTCCGCGGACCCTGAAAGTTTACTTACAACAGCACACATGTTATGTTCTTGTGTGCTCGTTTCTCCAGTCGTGTCTGCTGAGGTTGGTTCCTCGTCACTCGGAAGAATATCGTTTGATGGTGTTCTCTCAAGCTCAGAAGCATCCACGTCCGATGAATCGGATTCTTCATCTCCTGGCTGCATGTATATAGAAATCAATTCGAAAGCATTTATATAGTGACATATTGTGATGTCAGCATTCTCTTAGAAAATGTGTGTCCTAGGTTTTGTCCAGGTTGAAGCTGATTCTCAAACAAAAATATGCTTTGGATTTGCTGTACCTGCCAAAGTGGTGGTGCATGACCACTGCTAACTGAGTAGTCCGTACTTTCggtttcatctagcctctggatAATTTCAAATGCAGTAGGCCTCTTATCTGGGTCCATGTCCATGCAGCTATACACAGTTTCCAGACATGTTCTAACTTGGTGGTAATTATTTTCCCATGATGAAAACGCTCCTTTCACCAACCTTTTTCTCAACTTTTCAAGTATCTATATAAATTTACACCAATATGAGTCAGAATGGATATGAATACTTACTGTAAGAAGTTAATTCAATGTAGACACATACAACTGGGGGTTGTACACATTGCTTCTACTTCCTCTTTCATGGTTTATTACTACTCCTTGTATTTTGGGTCAAATTTTAACCAGAAatttaacaacaacaaaataatGAGTTATATGTAGCAAAAATATTACCATTAGAAACCTctttcaaatacaaatccaacatTATAATTTTGTTTATCACTTATATTTTGCAAGTCAAAGGTCGACCCAAAATATGAGGATGACTAATAAACCCAGACGGAGGAAGTAGTTATCAATCTCCATCCAATGTACATTCAAAATAGATTTTCTCCACCCACTTCTGATTCCCTTCCTATATTCTCTCTCCTCCTTTCTCACTCTAAAAAGTGGAGCACTTTTCTGAAACACTTCATCAATGTTTTATGTGCTAAAATATGATAATATTTGTTTTTGTTCTGTACAAAACAAACAGGTTGATAGAACCGAAATAGAGGCATGCTCTAAAGCCCCAAGAGAACTGgccctaagagcatctccagccggcCCCCTAGCAGGCCCCCCAGGACCATTTTTTTCACACCGACGAAAGAAAAATGCCCCAGTCATGCTCCCAAGAGCTTGTTTTTCGTCGGATCTGGCCAAAAATAGCACCGGCGAACCCACCCCAAACCTAGCCCCTGGGGAGCAGCTGGGGCGCCGGCGGTACTCTTTTGCATGTCTGACTGTGGGGCTattggatctctctctcctctctcctctCTCCTCTCTCCTCTCTTTTTCTCCCATGTGCATGTGGCGGGACCACGGATGGAGCAAGACCAGCATGCGACGTGCACCAATCGAAAGCAAGGAAAAGACATGGCGTGGGGGACCGGCTGGGAATAAACAAGCCCCCAGCCCAAAAACTTCCGCCAGCTCACCTCTCGCCGGTGAAAAAACTGGCCCTGGGGTGGCCAAAcggctggagatgccctaagcaCCCCACCATGCGTTGTGCATGGCCAAGGTTGTCATTTAGGTTCACTAGAACCGAGAAAACGTAAAGTGGATTTTCTCTATCTGGATTCATGTTTCTTCTGGTGTACTGGTGTACTTCTTAATGGAAGGTCGCAATATTAGGTTCCAGGAATCAGCACCACTCTCTCACATTGATTTCATAACTGATCAGAAAAGAAAGTTAGCGCTCCATATATCCAGATTTTGTTTTCACCAAACGCACTCGGTATATGCAACTGTGATCAGAAAATTTATACTAGCTCAACATTGCGGTTCTCACTGGCGCAAGTCGATCCAATCAACAATTTCATCATCACAACGCCAAAGCTGAATATGTCGGACTTATTGGAATATGTTCTGTCAGTAATCAACTCCGGCGCCATATATCCTCTGCATGACAATATAATGTTAGGTTTAAGATATTCAGCACACACATTCTAATGTATTTGGATATCACAACGCCTTACTTTCGATTTCAAGGAAAACAGAACAAAACTACAAAGAGGGTTAGCTTACATGGTTCCGTGGATACCTTTGTCAACACTTAAAGATTCTCCATCACGAAGGCTCGTGGAAAAACCAAAGTCGAATATTTTCGGCACGTGGTTATCCCCCAGCAGTATATTTGATTCTTTGATATCCCTGTGAATAATGCGCACTTCGTCATGTAGATAACGCAAACCATGGCAAATTCCGTTGAGAACTTTATAACGATGGTTCCAGTCAAGTCCTCCATGAAACTCATCTGCAGAAAACTTGAAAATGTCTCATTGAACAAACAGTACATGAAGTTGATCATTAAAATTCAGAAATGCTTACGGACAGAGAGGGAACACAAGAAATGCTTACGGACAGAGAGGAATGTTTGGAGCAGAAAAACAGCCATAGATACAAAAGAAAACAAGGAATAAAGAGGGGAAACTAACACTACGGCATGCCGTGTTGTCGATCTTACCAGTGATATATTTGTCAAGGGTTCCATCAGGCACATACTCCATACAGATCAACCTTTGTCTGGCCTCTGCGAAAACAGATTTTCCATCGTATTCGAGGACTTCAGATTGCGTGTGACTACAGTAGCCTACGAGTCGCACTACGTTCTTGTGAGCAACCCTCATCGTGATAAAAACTTCATTTTAAAATTCATCTTCATCCAATCCAATAACTGAGTGAAGCTTCTTGACAGCAACACATGACCCGCTTGGAAGAACCCCCTATATCAAAAcatgtgtgtgcgcgcgcgctcATGCGTGTGTATGTAGGTAAAAAAAAGAAGAGAGAAGGGATTAATCATACCAAGTAAACTACTGCGAATGCACCATGGCCAATTTGAGATTCACTGGAGAAATCATTTGTTATGCGCCTGAGAAGGGAAAACGTCAGACTCATCGCCTTTGCGCTTGGATCAGCTACGACGCGCTCCAGTGCAGCTAGCTCAGCCCTCTCGAACTCGTATCCGTCCATTTCCGAATACCCAAAGTGATAAGCTTCGGTAACTAgcttctccttcctcctcttctccctccCTTGCTGCAGAAAGCAAATCAAGCAGCAGATATGTAGGTGCTCAGATAGCTAGGCTAGGAGTTGACATATCAAGAGAAGATCTTTTGATAACTCACCTGGAGATGGAAGGAGATGAAGGGGGAACGGAGTCTCTGCAAGACTGGAGTTGCTTCTCGTCTTGTAGATCGTGAGCCTATCGATCATGCTCAGCAAGCCAAAGAATTCGCCAATGGGAAATAAGTAGCTCCAGATGTCTGACTGAACTGACCACGCATATATGGTCGCGCTGTCCGATACCAAAGTCCCAACCGCAATTCTGTCTTCTGGAAGAAAAGGTCCTGAGAAAACCGAGTGGCCGAGAGAGATAGCTttgaaaattctgagaaaaaCGTCCTTCTCGTTGGAGCATTGGCCCACCCAAGGTCTCACAGTCACCCGGGACAcagagaagaggagcagagtgatGCCGGTCAAGCAATGGAGAGCGAGAGGGTGGTGGGAAGCGTGCCGGAGGCAGCTCTAGCCCGCGTTGAAAAGGTCTGAGCAACGTTGCACGGGAGATATGGGTGGTGTCGGTGATGGCAGCGCATCCTTTTTTTTTAGGGAGAGGGAACTAATAAGTTTCCTCACCATCGACACAGCAAGTTGAACAAACTGATTTTGTACGTATGCAGTTGGAGTCTTTTGCTTTAAGTTTATGAATCCTGCAGATTGTAAACAATCTAATTTGAAAGGTCGAATTGTTGGGCTTCCTCACCATCAGCACAGCAATGCGGACAATGTAATTTGGTGAAGCTGGATCATAACTGATGTGACCTGATGTAACAAAAAAAAACTGATGTGACCTCATAAATCATAATGTTCTCCATCTCTTATACATATATAGCTTAATGGATAATTCTGCATCGCCACTACATTACCTGATGAACACTGGGTGAATTTAGTTTTGGAATGCCATGGAACATGTATCTCCGTTGGCTGGTAAGTTCTCTGCCTCTTTCAGTAAACTTCAGTGTGTGGCACTGACCCGGTGAATTCCTCCAGAGTAATTGACAGCACATCACACAGGTACATAAGCTAGGTGGAAGATCATCAAGGGGAAAACAAACTTCAAAACGCAACCAAGCAATCATCCATCACTCGATCGAACTGAAACAATGTTTTTCATATAACATGTTGCAGCCGATCACATATAGCTTAAGATGGTGTGAACTCATAATGTTTTCAtcttatatacatacatatagcTTAATGGACATGTCTAGCACGTCACCTGATGAACATTGTGCTGAATTCAGTTTTATAATGCACACAACATGCATCACCATTGACCTGGTGAAGTCCTCTAAATTAAGTTAGAAAAATACCACAGAGCACACAAGAATATAACCTAGCTAGGGGAAAGATCAACAAGGGGAAAACAAACTTGAAATAGCACCCAAAATCCAACTGGAACAATATGATAACTGTTGAGACGAGAGGGGGAGTACCTACAGAGAGGAGAGCTCGTGGTGTCTGGTGACTCGCGTAAGGTTTCTCTCGTGTGTGGCGGCTGCCCAGGGAACGGGAGGGCTGGATGCCCCTTTCTAGGTCAGCACCTCCACATGGGCTTGGGCCCTAAGAGATAAGAAGATGGGCTTGGGCCCATACCGGTTCAACACTCCCCCTCATGATGGGTGGTAGATATCTATCATTCCCATCTTGTCACATGCCAAGTTACAGTCCTTTGTTCCCAGTCCCTTTGTCAAGCAATCTGCAAACTGCTGTCCAGAGCTGACATGAGTAAGGCTGATGATCCCAGCATCAAGTTTCTCCTTAATGAAGAAGCGATCAATTTCCACATGCTTTGTCCTATCATGTTAAACTGGGTTATTAGCAATGGCTATAGCTAACTCATTGTCACACCACACCTTCAAGGGTCCCTTCCTCAGAAGTTTCAACTCACTCAGAAGGTACTTCACCCAAAGCATCTCACACAACCCTTGAGATAATGCTCTATACTCAGCTTCTGCTGTTGATCTAGACACAACCGGTTGTTTCTTGCTTCTCCATGACACCAAATTTCCTCCCACAAACACGCAGTAGCCAGAAGTGGATCTTCTATCATCTTGACAACTGGCCCAGTCAGAGTCACTATAGCCATCCACCTCAAGATGTCCACTCTTCTCAAACCACAACCCTTTACCCGGAGTCCCCTTCAAGTATCTCAGGATTCTCTGCACACTATCAAGATGCCCACTCCTTGGTTCATGCATGTATCTGCTCACCACCCCCACGGCATACGTAATGTCAGGCCTGGTATGACACAAGTACAATAACCTCCCGACCAATTTCTGATAATCTTCCTTATTCACTAGCTCTCCTGATTGTGCTGTCACTTGATGATTTTGTTCAATCGGAGTAGGGGCAGCACGACACCCCATCATGCCCATGTCACTCAAGAGATCCAAGGTGTATTTTCGTTGGCACATAGAGATTCCCTTCTCTGTCCGAGCCACTTCAATGCCAAGGAAGTATTTTAGATTGCCCAAATCCTTTACCTCAAACTCCTTGCTCAGACAGCCCTTCAATCTCTCTATTTCCTCCTTATCATCTCCAGTGatgataatgtcatccacataaacAACAAGGATCGTGATCTTTCGATCGGAGTGCCTGTAGAACATGGTGTGGTCACCGTTACACTAACCATACCCCATACCACGGACCGCGCGTCTGAACCTATCAAACCATGCCCTTGGTGATTGCTTCAGTCCATACAAGGATTTCTTCAACCTACATACCTTCCCCGTGGTCTCTGAAGTACCAAAACCTGGTGGTATCTCCATGTACACTTCTTCCTGCAACTCACCATGCAAGAAGGCATTCTTGACATCTAATTGATGCAACTTCCACCCAAAGTTTGCAGCACATGAGACCAATATCCTTACTGTGCTCATCTTTGCCACGGGAGCAAacgtctcatcatagtcaattcCATAAGTTTGACTATATCCTCTGGCGACCAATCTGGCCTTGTACCGTTCCACCTTCCCCTCGGGATTCTGCTTCACTGTATAGATCCACTTAC is drawn from Aegilops tauschii subsp. strangulata cultivar AL8/78 chromosome 1, Aet v6.0, whole genome shotgun sequence and contains these coding sequences:
- the LOC109782833 gene encoding receptor like protein kinase S.2 isoform X2, with protein sequence MRVAHKNVVRLVGYCSHTQSEVLEYDGKSVFAEARQRLICMEYVPDGTLDKYITDEFHGGLDWNHRYKVLNGICHGLRYLHDEVRIIHRDIKESNILLGDNHVPKIFDFGFSTSLRDGESLSVDKGIHGTIGYMAPELITDRTYSNKSDIFSFGVVMMKLLIGSTCASENRNVELILEKLRKRLVKGAFSSWENNYHQVRTCLETVYSCMDMDPDKRPTAFEIIQRLDETESTDYSVSSGHAPPLWQPGDEESDSSDVDASELERTPSNDILPSDEEPTSADTTGETSTQEHNMCAVVSKLSGSAELSSLDFLERITDGFSYERIVGKDSLDADYHKAFVYEGNISGRTMVAVKRLIGAKIPVAKFTRDAEQFMSLDHKNIVKLLGYCHDESRGHKLVHLKGKPPQDFKGAPEQLLCYEYMHNGSLREYLIGHGSREVDWHMCYKLIKGTCEGLRYLHEGCGDRPILHLNLSPSNVLLDENKVPRITGFDFSKLIGEKNTKSVNAQIKGPLAYLPPDFFHSKGTDLKYLATVDIYSLGLMILDIATHQGIKGNHDILIKTVRKLIQSSDHAMLLLIKGK
- the LOC109782833 gene encoding receptor like protein kinase S.2 isoform X1, producing MRVAHKNVVRLVGYCSHTQSEVLEYDGKSVFAEARQRLICMEYVPDGTLDKYITDEFHGGLDWNHRYKVLNGICHGLRYLHDEVRIIHRDIKESNILLGDNHVPKIFDFGFSTSLRDGESLSVDKGIHGTIGYMAPELITDRTYSNKSDIFSFGVVMMKLLIGSTCASENRNVELILEKLRKRLVKGAFSSWENNYHQVRTCLETVYSCMDMDPDKRPTAFEIIQRLDETESTDYSVSSGHAPPLWQPGDEESDSSDVDASELERTPSNDILPSDEEPTSADTTGETSTQEHNMCAVVSKLSGSAELSSLDFLERITDGFSYERIVGKDSLDADYHKAFVYEGNISGRTMVAVKRLIGAKIPVAKFTRDAEQFMSLDHKNIVKLLGYCHDESRGHKLVHLKGKPPQDFKGAPEQLLCYEYMHNGSLREYLIGHGSREVDWHMCYKLIKGTCEGLRYLHEGCGDRPILHLNLSPSNVLLDENKVPRITGFDFSKLIGEKNTKSVNAQIKGPLAYLPPDFFHSKGTDLKYLATVDIYSLGLMILDIATHQGIKGNHDILIKTVENNWRQDSQIATLYGSLEDKFQAQVKMCIDIGLHCVKSMPGDRPTAGEIIRWLDKGSKPVPGQRP